The following coding sequences are from one Arcobacter sp. CECT 8986 window:
- a CDS encoding heme-binding domain-containing protein — protein MKRTLLIIVGLFIAIQFIRPTQQNAKVIDELQLKAEPKVMKVLKTSCYDCHSDNTVWPWYSQIAPFSWTITEHVVDGRAAVNFSKWETYSQEKKQKELRSIYKKVYASMPLSSYTWIHKDAILTKEQIKMIRDWTGVRR, from the coding sequence ATGAAAAGAACATTATTAATCATTGTTGGATTATTTATAGCAATACAGTTTATTAGACCAACACAACAAAATGCAAAAGTAATTGATGAATTGCAACTAAAAGCAGAACCAAAAGTGATGAAAGTATTAAAAACATCATGTTATGATTGTCATTCTGATAATACAGTTTGGCCTTGGTATTCTCAAATTGCACCTTTTTCATGGACTATTACAGAACATGTAGTTGATGGAAGAGCAGCAGTTAATTTTAGTAAATGGGAAACTTATTCACAAGAGAAAAAACAAAAAGAGTTAAGATCTATTTATAAAAAAGTATATGCATCTATGCCACTTAGTAGTTATACTTGGATTCATAAAGATGCTATTTTAACAAAAGAGCAAATTAAAATGATTAGAGATTGGACTGGAGTGAGAAGATAA
- a CDS encoding thioredoxin family protein — translation MQEVKELDTLISKINTGTPVLIYFSSTNCSVCKVLKPKIENEIKNNFPKIELFEVRADLYKQIASHFTIFSIPSILVFFDKKEFNRQGRNISVPMFIKEIKRVYELFYME, via the coding sequence ATGCAAGAAGTGAAAGAACTTGATACTTTAATATCTAAAATTAATACAGGAACTCCTGTATTAATTTATTTTAGTTCAACTAATTGTTCTGTTTGTAAAGTCTTAAAACCTAAAATAGAAAATGAGATAAAAAATAACTTTCCCAAAATAGAGTTATTTGAAGTTAGAGCAGACTTATATAAACAAATAGCAAGTCATTTTACGATATTTTCTATACCTAGTATATTAGTTTTCTTTGATAAAAAAGAGTTCAATAGACAAGGGCGAAATATAAGTGTTCCTATGTTTATCAAAGAGATAAAAAGAGTTTACGAATTATTTTATATGGAATAA